Part of the Sinomonas atrocyanea genome is shown below.
CGCACTGATGCGCGCCTCCGGCGTCGCCAACTCGGACATCGGGAAGCCGATCATCGCCGTGGCCAACTCGTTCACCGAGTTCGTCCCCGGCCACACGCACCTGCAGCCGGTGGGCCGCATCGTCTCCGAGGCGATCCACGCTGCCGGCGCCATCGCCCGCGAGTTCAACACCATCGCCGTGGACGACGGCATCGCCATGGGCCACGGCGGCATGCTCTACTCGCTGCCCTCCCGCGACCTCATCGCCGACTCGGTCGAGTACATGGTCAACGCCCACTGCGCCGACGCCCTCGTCTGCATCTCCAACTGCGACAAGATCACCCCCGGGATGCTCATGGCCGCCCTGCGCCTGAACATCCCCACGGTCTTCGTCTCCGGCGGCCCCATGGAGGCCGGCCGCGTGACCCTCACCGACGGCTCGGTCCGCTCCCTCGACCTCGTCAACGCGATCTCGGACGCCGTGGACGAGTCCATCTCGGACGCCGACATCGACCTCATCGAGCAGAACGCCTGCCCCACCTGCGGCTCCTGCTCCGGCATGTTCACGGCGAACTCGATGAACTGCCTCACCGAGGCGATCGGTCTCTCCCTCCCCGGCAACGGCTCCGTCCTCGCGACCCACACCGCGCGCAAGGCGCTCTACGAGCGGGCGGGCGCCACCGCCGTCGACCTCGCCAAGCGCTACTACGAGGACGACGACGACTCCGTCCTCCCGCGGTCCATCGCCACCGCGCAGGCGTTCGACAACGCCATGGCCCTCGACATCGCCATGGGCGGCTCGACCAACACGATCCTGCACCTGCTCGCGGCCGCGCAGGAGGCCGGCGTCGAGTACGGCCTGGCCGAGATCGACGCGAAGTCCCGCAAGGTCCCGTGCCTGGCCAAGGTCGCCCCAAACGTGGCCAAGGACAAGACGTACTACATGGAGGACGTGCACCGCGCCGGCGGCATCCCGGCGCTGCTGGGCGAGCTCAACCGCGGCGGCCTCCTGCACACGGACGT
Proteins encoded:
- the ilvD gene encoding dihydroxy-acid dehydratase, whose translation is MPALRSRTVTHGRNMAGARALMRASGVANSDIGKPIIAVANSFTEFVPGHTHLQPVGRIVSEAIHAAGAIAREFNTIAVDDGIAMGHGGMLYSLPSRDLIADSVEYMVNAHCADALVCISNCDKITPGMLMAALRLNIPTVFVSGGPMEAGRVTLTDGSVRSLDLVNAISDAVDESISDADIDLIEQNACPTCGSCSGMFTANSMNCLTEAIGLSLPGNGSVLATHTARKALYERAGATAVDLAKRYYEDDDDSVLPRSIATAQAFDNAMALDIAMGGSTNTILHLLAAAQEAGVEYGLAEIDAKSRKVPCLAKVAPNVAKDKTYYMEDVHRAGGIPALLGELNRGGLLHTDVRSVHSPDLASWLDAWDVRGGKATEVAQQLWHAAPGGQRSSTAFSQSNEWTSLDTDAEGGCIRSVEHAYSKDGGLAVLRGNVAVDGAVVKTAGVDESIWTFEGPAVVCESQEEAVEKILNKTVKEGDVVVIRYEGPKGGPGMQEMLYPTSFLKGRGLGKKCALITDGRFSGGTSGLSIGHISPEAASGGTIALVEDGDLIRIDIPNRSMELVVDASELDARRERLEATTGYHPVNRERAVSAALRAYAAMATSADKGAVRDIDALTRLTSPQAQPIG